In Paraburkholderia flava, one genomic interval encodes:
- a CDS encoding adenylosuccinate synthase has translation MSASAVNVNAGRNVVVVGTQWGDEGKGKIVDWLTDHAHGVVRFQGGHNAGHTLIIGGKKTILRLIPSGIMHPGVACYIGNGVVLSPEALFKEIGELESAGIDVQKRLFISEATTLILPYHVAIDQAREAHRGASKIGTTGRGIGPAYEDKVARRGMRVQDLFDPTSFAARLRENLDYHNFVLTQYLGAAPVDFQQTLDTMLSYADRLKPMVTDVSRRLYDENAAGRNLLFEGAQGTLLDIDHGTYPFVTSSNCVAGAATAGAGVGPQKLHYILGITKAYCTRVGSGPFPSELYDADNADRQDQVGVTLANVGKEFGSVTGRPRRTGWLDAAALRRSIQINGVSGLCMTKLDVLDGLEEVKLCVGYTIDGKAVDLLPRGALEVARCEPVYETFGGWKESTVGIKSWDVLPANARAYLERVQEVSGVPVDMVSTGPDRDETILLRHPFKV, from the coding sequence ATGTCTGCCAGCGCAGTGAATGTGAACGCCGGGCGCAACGTCGTCGTGGTGGGGACCCAGTGGGGTGATGAGGGCAAGGGCAAGATCGTCGACTGGCTGACGGACCACGCACACGGCGTCGTTCGCTTCCAGGGCGGTCACAACGCCGGCCATACGCTCATCATCGGCGGCAAGAAGACGATCCTCCGTCTGATCCCGTCGGGCATCATGCACCCGGGCGTCGCGTGCTACATCGGCAATGGCGTCGTGTTGTCGCCGGAAGCGCTGTTCAAGGAAATCGGCGAGCTCGAATCCGCCGGCATCGACGTCCAGAAACGTCTGTTCATTTCCGAAGCCACCACACTGATCCTCCCGTATCACGTCGCGATCGACCAGGCGCGCGAAGCCCATCGCGGCGCGAGCAAGATCGGCACGACGGGTCGCGGCATCGGCCCCGCGTATGAAGACAAGGTTGCACGCCGCGGCATGCGCGTGCAGGACCTGTTCGACCCGACGAGTTTCGCCGCGCGTCTGCGCGAAAACCTCGATTATCACAACTTCGTGCTGACCCAGTACCTGGGCGCGGCACCCGTCGATTTCCAGCAGACGCTCGACACGATGCTGAGCTACGCGGACCGTCTGAAGCCGATGGTCACCGACGTCTCGCGCCGTCTGTACGACGAGAACGCAGCCGGCCGCAACCTGCTGTTCGAAGGCGCGCAGGGCACGCTGCTCGACATCGATCACGGCACCTATCCGTTCGTCACGTCGAGCAACTGCGTCGCGGGCGCGGCAACGGCCGGCGCCGGTGTCGGTCCGCAGAAGCTGCACTACATCCTCGGCATCACGAAGGCGTATTGCACGCGCGTCGGTTCGGGCCCGTTCCCGAGCGAGCTGTACGACGCGGACAACGCCGATCGTCAGGACCAGGTGGGTGTGACGCTCGCGAACGTCGGCAAGGAATTCGGTTCGGTCACGGGTCGTCCGCGCCGCACCGGCTGGCTCGATGCCGCCGCGCTGCGCCGCTCGATCCAGATCAACGGCGTGTCGGGCCTGTGCATGACGAAGCTCGACGTGCTCGACGGCCTCGAAGAAGTGAAGCTGTGCGTCGGCTACACGATCGACGGCAAGGCGGTCGATCTGCTGCCGCGCGGTGCGCTCGAAGTCGCGCGTTGCGAACCGGTGTACGAAACGTTCGGCGGCTGGAAGGAAAGCACGGTCGGCATCAAGTCGTGGGACGTGCTGCCCGCGAATGCGCGTGCGTACCTCGAACGCGTGCAGGAAGTTTCCGGCGTGCCGGTCGACATGGTATCGACCGGTCCGGACCGCGACGAAACGATCCTGCTGCGCCATCCGTTCAAGGTCTGA
- a CDS encoding phosphoribosyltransferase: MTQGVPMIAMKDPRNDDKNLWVGWDEYHRLIELLALAVHDSGWKFDKILCLARGGLRVGDQLSRIYDLPLAILATSSYREAAGTEQGELDIAQYITMTRGELSGNVLLVDDLVDSGVTLARVQQHLKERYPAITSVRSAVLWYKGCSKVKPDFHVQYLPTNPWIHQPFEEWDTVRPHNLGAWIKRGTAQDSASKA; this comes from the coding sequence ATGACGCAGGGTGTGCCCATGATCGCAATGAAGGACCCGCGTAACGACGACAAGAACCTGTGGGTCGGCTGGGATGAGTATCACCGGCTGATCGAATTGCTCGCGCTCGCGGTGCATGATTCCGGCTGGAAGTTCGACAAGATCCTGTGCCTCGCGCGCGGCGGTCTGCGCGTCGGCGACCAGCTGTCGCGCATCTACGATCTGCCGCTGGCCATTCTCGCTACGAGTTCGTATCGCGAGGCCGCCGGCACCGAGCAGGGCGAACTCGACATCGCGCAGTACATCACGATGACGCGCGGCGAACTGTCGGGCAACGTGCTGCTGGTCGACGATCTGGTCGATTCCGGCGTAACGCTCGCGCGGGTTCAGCAGCATCTGAAAGAGCGTTATCCGGCGATCACGTCGGTGCGCTCCGCGGTGCTCTGGTACAAGGGCTGCTCGAAGGTCAAGCCGGATTTTCACGTGCAGTACCTGCCGACCAACCCGTGGATCCACCAGCCGTTCGAGGAATGGGACACGGTTCGGCCGCACAATCTCGGCGCATGGATCAAGCGCGGCACCGCGCAGGATTCCGCATCGAAGGCATAA
- a CDS encoding ATP phosphoribosyltransferase regulatory subunit, whose translation MSTWLLPENIADVLPSEARKIEELRRRLLDRFRAYGYEMVMPPLLEYIESLLIGGGSDLNLRTFKLVDQLSGRTLGLRADMTTQVARIDAHLLNRQGVTRLCYAGNVLHTRPRGLHATREQIQIGAEIYGHAGLEADLEIQQLMLDALRLAGLAKVRLDLCHAGVLAALLDGEPAASELGETLFDALAAKDVPRLVELTEHLQPVTRDALRALPTLYGDASVLDEARARLPNAPEIARALDDLAFLAKQVDGAEVMIDLADLRGYAYHSGVMFSAYVDGVPNAVARGGRYDHVGQAYGRARAATGFSLDLREVARISPVEARSSAILAPWQHDDALRASVAALRDAGEVVIHALPGHDHDLDEFACDRVLVERNGAWVVEKRP comes from the coding sequence ATGTCGACCTGGTTACTTCCCGAGAATATTGCCGACGTGCTGCCGTCGGAGGCCCGCAAGATCGAAGAACTGCGGCGCAGGCTGCTGGATCGCTTCCGCGCGTACGGCTACGAGATGGTGATGCCGCCGCTGCTCGAATACATCGAGTCGCTGCTGATCGGTGGCGGCAGCGATCTGAACCTGCGCACGTTCAAGCTCGTCGATCAGCTGTCCGGCCGCACGCTCGGACTGCGCGCGGACATGACGACGCAGGTCGCACGCATCGACGCGCATCTGCTGAACCGTCAGGGCGTGACGCGCCTGTGCTACGCGGGCAACGTGCTGCACACGCGACCGCGCGGCCTCCACGCGACGCGCGAGCAGATCCAGATCGGCGCAGAAATCTACGGTCACGCAGGGCTCGAAGCCGATCTCGAAATCCAGCAGCTGATGCTCGACGCACTGCGTCTCGCGGGTCTCGCGAAGGTGCGGCTCGACCTGTGTCATGCAGGCGTGCTGGCCGCGCTGCTCGACGGCGAACCGGCCGCATCCGAACTCGGCGAAACGCTGTTCGACGCGCTGGCGGCGAAGGACGTGCCACGGCTCGTCGAACTCACGGAGCATCTGCAACCGGTGACGCGCGATGCACTGCGCGCACTGCCGACGTTGTACGGCGACGCATCGGTGCTCGACGAGGCGCGCGCCCGTCTGCCGAACGCACCGGAAATCGCGCGTGCACTCGACGATCTCGCGTTCCTTGCGAAGCAGGTCGACGGCGCCGAAGTGATGATCGATCTCGCCGATCTGCGCGGCTACGCGTATCACAGCGGCGTGATGTTCTCCGCGTATGTCGACGGCGTGCCGAACGCGGTCGCGCGCGGCGGCCGTTACGACCACGTCGGTCAGGCGTATGGCCGGGCCCGTGCGGCGACCGGCTTCTCGCTCGATCTGCGGGAAGTGGCGCGCATTTCGCCGGTCGAGGCACGCAGCAGCGCGATCCTCGCACCGTGGCAGCATGACGACGCATTGCGCGCGAGTGTCGCGGCACTGCGCGACGCCGGCGAGGTCGTAATCCACGCGCTGCCGGGCCATGACCACGACCTCGACGAATTCGCATGCGACCGTGTACTGGTCGAGCGCAACGGTGCGTGGGTCGTCGAAAAGCGGCCCTGA
- a CDS encoding DUF2065 domain-containing protein encodes MDIAGSLLLAIALMLIIEGMFPFVFPSAWRDTFRRIAERPPHHIRIGGLIVMSLGLVLLLIAT; translated from the coding sequence ATGGACATAGCCGGCTCGTTACTGCTCGCGATCGCACTGATGCTGATCATCGAGGGAATGTTCCCTTTCGTTTTTCCGAGCGCGTGGCGCGACACGTTTCGTAGAATAGCGGAGCGGCCGCCGCATCACATCCGGATCGGCGGCCTGATCGTGATGTCGCTGGGACTCGTGCTGCTGCTGATCGCCACCTGA